The sequence below is a genomic window from Anaerobacillus alkaliphilus.
TAATGATGAATTTTCCGCCATCAAGGCCACCTACCATTGGAAGATTGGTGTTTGGTAATGTTAGTGCAATTGCTACTGCTGCTAAAATTGAATCTACCGCAAAGGCAATATCTGCCAATTCCACCTTTATTACCGTTACCCAGAAACCAGATTTCTTCTTTGCTTCCTTAGCTTCATCTGATTCAGTTTTATGCCTTACATACTTCTTAAGTAAATAATTCAAGGCGATAAACATAAGGTACACGGCACCAAGCGCTTGCACTTGCCATACATTCACTAAAAATGAAATAGCAAATAGTGAACCAAATCGGAATACAAACGCCCCTGCTAACCCATAAAACAAGGCCTTCTTCCGTTCTTTTTCCGGAAGATGTTTTACGAGTATCGCTAGCACTAATGCATTATCAGCGGCTAAGATCCCCTCTAAAACGATAAGTACTAATAATACCCACCCGTACTCTAATAAAATTGATACATCCACAAATAAGTCCCCTCTTCTACCATGATGTTAAAATAAAAGGCTCTTTTCGTAAACATTGCTCCTGCGGTTACTCGTCGCACAAAAAACTGTTGCTTTTTTACCCTATATTAATTGGGATAATACTCTAGATGACGATATCAGCCATTAAATTATGTAAGAAAAGAGCAATACTTACAAAATTAGTGGTGAATTATTAGTAGTTTGTGTAAAAATCCGGTTTATGGGATTTTTAGGCAAGCAACAAACTTTGCGAAAACAGCCAAATAAAAAATGACCCATACCATAAAAGTAAGGTCATGAAATAACATCTAAATAGATCAGATGGACAGACCGATACCGTTACGGTAAAGGTCTCGCAAACAACAAAATGTTGCCAATAAATCCGGAGGGTTCTCCTCGTGATGACGAATTTATTGTACCAGCTACTCCCCTTTAAGGATAACTTCTTATTTGTTTTTTATTGTAATAGGAGTCTCTTACTATGTCAATCTAGTTTTTTCATAACCTACCATTTT
It includes:
- a CDS encoding TerC family protein, which encodes MDVSILLEYGWVLLVLIVLEGILAADNALVLAILVKHLPEKERKKALFYGLAGAFVFRFGSLFAISFLVNVWQVQALGAVYLMFIALNYLLKKYVRHKTESDEAKEAKKKSGFWVTVIKVELADIAFAVDSILAAVAIALTLPNTNLPMVGGLDGGKFIIIFLGGFIGLIIMRFAATYFVKLLHRKPGLETAAFLIVGWVGVKLAVFTLAHPEVGLLPHHIPEMKAWKISFYVVLVTIAVLGWFLSKEVPEEDEQENKEYQRAEIS